A section of the Cololabis saira isolate AMF1-May2022 chromosome 6, fColSai1.1, whole genome shotgun sequence genome encodes:
- the LOC133446412 gene encoding uncharacterized protein LOC133446412, translating into MLKFQLVICRLMFIMVDLNPAALLFCQLFQVWLVFAGALTEDRTALVSRGDSHTFTCNISYENAVQVIWTRDRFRFIYSLRQNQTFSNFSSLSLRINPNIPSNLRISNIQHEDAGLYSCQVSGRNGFRYIRWNLTVFEVNKVAPKGLLDHINIIIPSALGLLLGCIMSAFCLCRKHRTAAETQEPVQNQFQSQSEGQTGTDRRANNKQSRAYMERLNICGPSELRHSSQTLGEDDIYTNVLYQNQNQNQKSFIARSDINQTRQLDSGLHRWHH; encoded by the exons ATGTTGAAGTTCCAGTTGGTTATTTGCCGTCTGATGTTCATCATGGTCGACCTAAACCCAGCAGCTCTGCTCTTCTGTCAGCTGTTCCAGGTGTGGCTCGTATTTGCAG GGGCTCTGACAGAAGACAGGACTGCGCTGGTGTCCAGAGGAGACTCACACACGTTTACTTGCAACATATCTTATGAAAATGCAGTGCAGGTCATCTGGACCAGAGACAGATTTAGGTTTATATATTCTCTCAGGCAAAATCAGACCTTTTCCAATTTCTCTTCACTCAGTCTGAGAATAAACCCCAACATCCCTTCAAACCTACGTATTTCTAATATTCAGCATGAGGATGCAGGACTTTATAGCTGTCAAGTGTCTGGCAGAAACGGCTTCAGATACATCAGATGGAATTTAACAGTGTTTGAGGTCAACAAAG ttgCACCAAAAGGTTTATTAGACCATATTAATATCATCATACCGTCTGCTCTTGGACTGCTGCTGGGTTGCATCATGTCAGCTTTCTGCCTCTGCAG GAAACACAGAACGGCAGCAGAAACTCAGGAACCAGTCCAGAACCAGTTTCAGTCTCAGTCAGAAGGACAG ACTGGCACGGACCGGAGGGCAAACAACAAGCAGAGCAGAGCGTACATGGAGAGGCTGAACATCTGTGGTCCATCTGAGCTGAGACACAGTTCACAGACATTAGGAGAGGATGACATTTATACCAATGTactttatcagaatcagaatcagaatcagaaaagctttattgccaggtcagacataaatcagacgagacaacttgactccggtttacaccgatggcaccattaa